One Urechidicola croceus genomic window, AATACCCTTATTTCACTTGCTGTTATTTATCTTTTATATATGAATAAAAGTTTTGTTTTATTTTCAATCAAGTTTTATTTAATAGCTTTTATTGTTTTAAGTTCAATTTATTTTTATGAGTTAAACTCAGAATTTTCAAATGGATATTTATTCGCATTTTATGTAAGGAGAATGTTGATTCATCCTATTTTTTTATTGATTTTATTGCCTGCTTTTTACTATCAGAATAAAGTTAATAATATTCCAAAAATAGACTAGCCAATTTCTTTTAGTGCCTTTTTGAACTCAGTCCATTGTATATTGTTATCATCTGTAAAATCGTAGCCATGTAAAAGTTTGGATGCAACAAACCCTCGTAAAAATCCGCTAATTTCCGCTTGCTTTAGAAGAGCGATGATTTCTATTTTTGATAGGGATCCGTCATTGTTTTTATCAAAAAAACTAAATGCATCTTCTGGTGTATCAAAGTGACCTGTAATTACAATTCTAATTTTTTCTAAAATTTGTTTTTGTTTTTTACTTCCCATTGTATCTATATTTAATTTTCAGTTTTAAGATACAGTTTTTATCTAAATAAATATTTAATTGTTATTAATTTAATTGTTTTTTTGATGTAGTGAAAAGTAACTTTAACATATTTTTTGTAATTAATTATATGGAATGAGTAATTTTGCATTATTAAATGAAAAAGTTTTTTAACAAAACAATATCTTTAGCATTATCGTTGATAGTGCTTTTTTCAACTGTATCTTTTACAGTAGACAAGCATTTTTGTGGAGAACACTTAATGGATGTTGCCGTTTTTTCAGCTGCAGAAAATTGTGGGATGGAGATGATTCAAAAGACATCTCATGAAGTTCAAGTAAAGAAAAAATCTTGTTGTAGAAATGAATTCCAAATTGTAGAAGGGAATTCTCTTGAGCAACAAGCAATTCAAAAAATGGAGTTTCCACAATTGTATTTTGTAGTTGCTTTTATTTCTTTATTTACTGAATCTTTTGATAATTCAATAGAACAATCTTATTGCTATTATGACCCACCTCTGGTCAAAAAAGATATAACTGTACTTTTCGAAAATTTTAGAATTTGATTTATTAATTAAGCATTAAATACGTCTTGTATAGACGTATTCTCACTATTGTTTAATTATTAAAAAAAATCAAATAAATGAAATTAAAAATCATATTTATAATATTTATTTTTTTACCGTTATGTTCAATTGCTCAGGAAAGTTTTAGAGGAATGGTCATGATTCAAGAAAATGGTAAAATAAGCGGGCTTGAAGGAGCCACAGTCTATTGGCTAGACACAGATGTAGGTACTACAACTAATGAAAATGGATGGTATACAATTGGATATAAACCTGAGTATAAGAAATTAGTTATAAGTTTTGTAGGTTATCAAACTGATACTATTGAAGTCAATTCAAATAAGGAGTTACATCACCTTTTAAAAGAAGGAAATGAATTAGAAGCAGTTGAAATTGAAACTAAGAGAAAGTCGACATCAACTTCTTATTTACTAACAGAAAACACTAGTAGAATAAGTAGTGAAGAACTTTTAAAAGCAGCATGTTGTAATCTATCTGAAAGTTTTGAAACCAATCCTTCTATTGATGTTAATTTTTCTGACGCTGTAACTGGTACAAAGCAAATTCAAATGTTAGGATTGAATAGTCCTTATATATTAATCGCTCAGGAAAATATTCCAACAGTTAGAGGTGCCTCACAAGCCTATGGACTTACATTTACTCCAGGCACATGGGTTGAAAGTATTCAAATAACCAAAGGTGCAGGTAGTGTTGTAAATGGTTATGAGAGTATTGCAGGTCAAATAAACGCTGAACTTGTTAAACCATTAACAGATAATAAGTTTTTCTTAAATGCTTATGGTTCTAATAATGGAAGAGTGGAATTAAACACTCATTTTAATCAGAAATTATCAGATAAATGGAGTACAGGAATCTATTTACATGGTAATAATCGCTCTAAGAAAATAGATTCTAATGACGATAATTTTCTAGATGTTCCATTAGCAAAACAAATTAATGTGATGAATAGATGGCAGTATCAAAATGCTGAAAAAGGTTGGGTTAGTTTCTTGAATTTAAGATATTTATCAGATGAAAAACAGGCTGGAGAAATTAATTTTGATCCAGATAGTGATAAGTTTTCGACAACCATTTGGGGGAGCGAAATCAACACTAGTAGGTTTGACGCCTCGTTAAAGTTGGGATATGTATTCCCCGAAATTCCATATCAAAGTTTTGGTTTCCAAACAGCCTTCAGTAATCACAAACAAGAATCTTATTATGGTTTAAGAACTTACGATATTGAGCATCAAAGTGTGTATTCAAGTTTATTGTTTAATTCAATAATTGGAGATACAAGAAATAAGTTTAAGACAGGGATTAATTTTACTTATGATAAGTATAAAGAGTTTGTAAGTATAACTGATCATAGTAGGGTTGAAAATTCCATTGGAGGTTTTTTTGAATATACATTTGATGACTTAGAAAATTTTAGTTTGATTGCTGGAATAAGGGCAGATCAACATAATAAACTTGATTTTTTTGTGACTCCTAGATTACATTTGAGATATGCTCCTTGGGAAAAAGGAGTATTAAGAGCATCTATAGGAAGAGGGAAAAGGAGTGCAAATATTTTTGCAGAAAACCAACAGTTATTTGCTTCAAATAGAAGTGTGAATATTGTTGAGAATGGAGGCGATATATATGGTCTTGAGCCAGAAGTTGCATGGAATTATGGGTTTAGTTTTTTACAAGGGTTTAATCTTTTTGATCAAAAAGGTGAAGTGATTTTTGATTATTATAAAACAGATTTTACAAATCAAGTAGTTGTGGATTGGGAAAATTCAGAGCAGATTTCTTTTTATAATATAGAAGGAAAAAGTTTTGCAAATAGTTTTCAAACTGAATTAAGTTATAATCCATTTGGAAATTTTGATATCAAACTTTCTTATAAATATTATGATGTTCAAACTGAATATTTATCAGGGAAAAACGAAAAACCTTTAATTCCGAAACACCGATTTTTTGCAAACCTAAGTTACAATACTCAAAAGGAATCTGAGAGTTTTTGGAAATTTGATGCAACCTATAATTTGGTTGGTAGACAACGCTTTCCTTCAACTAATGAAAGCCCATCAGAATTTCAAAGATCAGCATATTCTGAAAAAACAAATTTGTTAAATTTACAAGTAACTAAAGTTTTTTCTCGTAATTTTGAAATGTACTTAGGAGGAGAAAACATTACAAATACAACTCAAAATAATCCGATTGTATCTTCAGAAAATCCTTTTGGTTCATATTTTGATAGTACGATGATATACGCACCAATTAATGGGGCAAATTATTATTTAGGATTACGTTATAATTTAAAATGAGATACATGAAAAAACTATTTTTATTTTTTGGATTAGGATTAATGACTATGTCATTATCAGCACAAAACAAAAATGCAAAAGCGCAAGTAGAAGTTGATGGAGTATGTTTAATGTGTAAAGCACGTATTGAAAAAGCAGCATTAACAACTAAAGGAGTGAAATATGTAAATTGGGATGTTGAATCGCATTTACTTTCTTTAATTTTTGATGAAAATAAGACAAATTTAAAAGCGATTCAGGAAAATGTAGCTGCAGTAGGTCATGATACACAAGAGATACAATGCTCTATTAGTTCATATAACAATCTACATCCTTGTTGCAAATACAAAGAAGAGGAAGTGCTAGAAGATCATAAAAAAGAATAGTACTACTAAAAATATTTTTAACCCGAACTTAACTTAAGTTCGGGTTTTTTCTTTGATTAAGTTAAACGTATTTATTTGTTTTCTTATCAAGAAATCCAAAGTTGTATATTTACAATATGACTTTTCCAGTAACATTTGATTTTTTTGGTAAAGAGTATAATGCTCATTTTATTTTTGAAACTTTAGCATTTTTTATTGCTTTCAGATATTACGTTTTATTGAAGAAACAAGAAGGTGATGAAATAAAGTCTATCAATAGATTAGTTATTATTTTAGGTGCAACTATTGGAGCATTAATTGGTTCAAGGTTTCTTGGAATATTAGAAAATCCAGTTGATATATTTAAATCAAGTTTTATTGATATTTATAAAAGTAAAACAATAATTGGTGGTTTAATTGGAGGTTTGATAAGTGTCGAATTTTTTAAGAAACTATTGAAAGAAAAAAAATCATCTGGAGATTTATTTGTTTTTCCATTGATACTTGGAATACTAATTGGGAGAGTTGGTTGTTTTTTTGCGGGAATATCTGAACCTACATACGGAATAGAAACTACTTTTTTTACAGGAATTGATTTAGGAGATGGATTACTTAGGCATCCTACAGCTTTGTATGAAATTCTATTTTTATTTACCCTATTTTTATTTTTGAAATTTATCAAATCAAAAATAAATTTTAAGAATGGAAGTCTATTCAAAATATTCATGATATTGTACTTTTTATTTAGATTTTTAATAGAGTTTGTTAAGCCAAATGGGTTTTATACAGTGGGTTTAAGTTCTATTCAAATTGCTTGTTTGCTTACATTTTTGTATTATTACAAATACATACTTCAACCAAAAAACTTAATTGCTCATGCCTGAAAGAAATTACACATACTACGATTTCACTACAAGTCTATGTGAAAAATGTTTGAGAAGGGTAGATGCTAAAATTATTTTTCAAGAAGAAAAAGTTTATATGTTGAAGCGTTGTCCTGATCATGGTTATTCTAAAGTTTTAATTGCTGATGATATAGAATATTATAAACAAATCAGAAATTATAACAAAGTGTCGGAAATGCCCTTAAAATTCAATACTAAAACAGATTATGGTTGCCCTTATGATTGTGGCTTGTGTTCAGATCATGAACAACATTCATGCTTGACTGTTATTGAAGTTACCGATAGATGTAACTTGACTTGTCCAACTTGCTATGCAGGTTCTTCACCACATTTTGGTAGACATAGAACTCTTGAAGAAGTTGAAAAAATGTTGGATACAATAGTTGAAAATGAAGGAGAGCCTGATGTGGTTCAACTAAGTGGAGGTGAGCCAACAATTCATCCTCAGTTTTTTGAAATATTGGATTTGGCAAAATCTAAACCAATAAAGCATTTGATGCTCAATACGAATGGAGTTCGTATTGCAAAAGATAAAGAGTTTGTCAAGCGTCTAGCATCATATCAACCAGATTTTGAAATATATTTACAGTTTGATTCCTTTAAACCAGAAGTTTTAGAATCTCTAAGAGGTAAAGATTTGTTGGAAGTTAGAAGAAAAGCAATTGAAAATTTAAATGAAGTTAACTTATCAACAACACTTGTAATTACTTTGCAAAAAGGGTTTAATGATGATGAAATTGGGAAGATAATTGAATATGCTTTGAAACAAAAATGCGTTCGAGGTGTAACTTTTCAGCCAACTCAAATAGCAGGGCGTTTAGATAATTTTAATTCTGAAACTGATAGAATAACCTTAACAGAAGTTCGACGTAAAATTTTAGAACAAGCACCAATTTTTAATTCTGATGATTTGATTCCAGTTCCTTGTAATCCGGATGCTTTAGTCATGGGTTATGTATTGAAAATTGATAATGAAGTATTTCCGTTGACAAGGTATATCAATCCAGAAGATTTATTAAACAATTCTAAAAACACTATTATATATGAACAGGATGAAAAGTTGCATAAACATATGTTGAATTTGTTTAGTACAGGTAATTCCGTTGAAACTGCACAAGAAGAATTACATTCAATATTGTGTTGTTTACCTCAGATTGAAGCGCCAAATTTGACCTATGATAATTTATTTAGAATTATCATTATGCAATTTGTAGACGCCTATAATTTTGATGTAAGAGCAATTAAGAAATCTTGTGTTCATATAGTAAACAAAGATTATAAAATCATTCCATTTGAAACTATGAATTTGTTTTATAGAGATGATAAAGTAGAGCGTTTAGAAGAACTAAAAAAAATGAATTAGCATGGGAGCACTGTTGTTATTAATACCTTTGGCATTAGTTATTTTCGGATTGGTGAAACTTCTTTCGGGAAATAAAAAAATTAAGACATACAATTCAGATACAGAAGAATATAAAAAAGGAATGAAGGATTTGGAAATAGGGATAAACACTTTTATAGTTATTTCAGTACTATTAATTATTGGTTTTTCAATGTGTTTTGGTCTCTTGGCTGGGTTTTAAAAATAAAATAAAAAAGCTCCGAAATTCGGAGCTTTTTTATTGTGAGATAATATCTCAATATTTTATTACATCATTCCTGGCATTCCACCACCCATTGGAGGCATTCCACCAGCAGGAGCATCTTCTTTAATATCAACTAAAGCACATTCTGTAGTTAAAATCATTCCAGAAACTGATGCTGCGTTTTCAAGTGCAACACGAGTTACTTTAGTAGGGTCAATAATACCAGCTTTTAGCATTTTTACATATTCGCCAGTTTTTGCATTATAACCAAAATCTCCTTTTCCTTCTAATACTTTAGAAACAACTACCGATCCTTCTTTGCCTGTATTTTCAACAATTTGACGTAATGGTTCTTCAATTGCTCTATCAACTATTTTAATTCCAGTTACTTCATCAAGATTATCTGTAGTTATTTTTTCTAATACAGATTTCGCTCTTACAAGAGCAACACCACCACCAGCAATAATTCCTTCTTCAACAGCTGCTCTTGTAGCATGTAAAGCATCATCAACACGATCTTTCTTTTCTTTCATTTCAACTTCACTTGCAGCACCAACATAAAGTACAGCAACACCCCCAGCTAATTTAGCCAAACGCTCTTGTAACTTTTCTTTATCGTAGTCTGATGTTGTAGTTTCAATTTGAGATTTAATTTGTGATACTCTAGCTTTAATTGTATCTCCATCACCGGCACCATTTACAATAGTTGTATTGTCTTTATCAATTGTTACTCTTTCAGCGGTTCCTAGCATATCTAAAGTAGTTTTTTCTAATGATAAACCAAGTTCTTCAGAAATTACTGTACCTCCAGTTAAGATAGCGATATCTTGTAACATTGCTTTTCTTCTATCTCCAAATCCAGGAGCTTTTACAGCAGCAATTTTCAAAGCACCACGTAATTTATTCATTACTAATGTTGCTAAAGCTTCACCTTCAACATCTTCAGCAATAATTAATAATGGCTTTCCACTTTGTGCAACAGGCTCTAAAATTGGAAGTAAATCTTTTAATGAAGTAATTTTTTTCTCAAATAATAAAATGTAAGGATTTTCTAAATCAACCAACATTTTATCTGTATTTGTTACGAAGTAAGGAGATAAATAACCTCTATCAAATTGCATACCTTCAACAATATCAACATATGTTTGAGTTCCTTTTGCTTCTTCAACAGTAATAACTCCTTCTTTACCAACTTTTCCAAAAGCTTCAGCGATTAAATCACCAATAGTTTCGTCATTATTAGCCGAAATTGAAGCAACTTGTTTAATCTTATCAGATTTGTTTCCTACTTCTTGAGATTGCTTTTGTAAATCTTTTACAATTGCTTCTACTGCTTTATCAATTCCACGTTTTAAATCCATTGGATTTGCTCCAGCCGCAACATTTTTTAATCCTTCTTTTACAATTGCTTGCGCCAATACAGTTGCAGTTGTTGTTCCGTCACCAGCAAGATCATTGGTTTTAGAAGCAACTTCTTTAACCATTTGAGCTCCCATATTTTCTAATGGATCTTCTAATTCAATTTCTTTAGCAACTGAAACACCATCTTTAGTGATTGATGGTCCGCCAAAGGCTTTTCCAATTACAACATTACGACCTTTTGGTCCTAAAGTTACTTTTACTGCATTTGCTAATGCATCAACTCCACGTTTTAAACCGTCACGTGCTTCAATATCAAATTTTATATCTTTTGCCATTTTCAGTAATTTTTAAAGGATTGCGAAAATATCGCTTTCTCTCATTATTAAATAATCATTTCCATCTACAGTTAATTCTGTTCCTGCGTATTTTCCATAAAGAACAGTATCTCCAACTTTTACAGTTGTTGGTTCGTCTTTAGTACCTTTACCAACAGCAACAACTTTTCCTCTTTGTGGTTTCTCTTTTGCTGAATCAGGAATGATGATTCCGCTAGCGGTTGTTGTTTCAGCAGGTGCTGGTTCAACCAAAACTCTATCAGCTAATGGTTTTATGTTTATTTTACTCATCTTAAATTAATTTTATAGTTTGTTAATTCTTTGAATTATTTTTCCAAAATTATGCCAAATGGTGTTTTATGACAAAATGCAAAAAAAAAATGCCAACGTGTCATTTTCGTTGGCATTTTAAAATTATCTTTCTACTGAACTTTATTGTATTGTGTCAGTTGTTGTTGGCGCTTGAGTAGGAAGATCTTGTACATCTCTATTGTCTAGAGTTTCTTGTATCATTGTATCTTCTGGTAAATTATCTTTATTTGGCACAGCAAAATTAGATAATAAAATCAACGCTAATAAAGCAATCGAAAGTGTCCATGTACTTTTATCTAAAAAGTTAGTTGTGCTTTGAACTCCACCGCCAATTGATTGAGATCCACTGCCTCCAAATGAAGAAGATAACCCTCCGCCTTTTGGATTTTGAACCATTATAATTAATACGAGTAGCACTGCTACAATCATAATCAAAACTAAAAATAGTGTATAACTCATAATTTATTTTTTATCTAATAATTTTATTGCTTTTATTCGGTCTGCAAAGAAACTACTTTTTTCTGGATATTTCAAACTTAAAATGCGATATGCTTTTATAGCGTTTTCATATTTTTTTTGCTCTAAATAAACTTTAGCAAGTGTTTCGGTCATCAGGCTATCATAATCGGCTTTGTTGTGTTCAATTAATGTTGAATTTGAATCAATATTCTTGACTGGTCTTATCTTTGGGTTTTTAGCTATAAATTTATCAATTAAGTCAAATTTTACTTCTCTATTATCCTTTTTTTCTTCTCTTTTAATTGGTGTAAATGTTCCTAATTGAAGCCATTCATTGAAAGAATGAGATTCTGAACTTTCAAATTCTAAAGGTTTTCCTATTTCAAGTATTTCAGTATTTTGCTTATTCTTTTTAGGAGAAAAGGTGTTTTTTATTTTTTGATGTAGTGATTTTACAACTTCAGCATCAATCACTTCAATTTCTTCTAAAATTACTTGTTCAGAATCATTAGCTATTGTTTTTTTATCAAAAAACTGAGAAGATGTAATAAAATCAAATAAAATACTTCTGTCAGCAGTATAAGCGGCTGTAGTTTTGAGTGTTTGATTGTATCTAAAACTATCTTGATTTTTAAGACCTTTTAAATAAATTGCTCTAGCAGATTGAAAATATGGAAACGTATTTATTATATCCTCTAATTCATCAGTATGGGCTTTATTGATGTCTTTAGGTGAATTAAGTAAATATGTAAATTCTTGAGTATTCATTTTACCACTGTGCTACTGAAGCATTAAATATATCTTGTGTTATTCTTTCAAAAATGACTGAAAAAGCATCATCTAAAATACTGCCAGTAAGTTGTGCCTGAGCATCATAATCATGAAAAAAGGAGAAAGTTTGTTCAAATTCTTTTTCTTCTTCATATTTATTATAATAACGAACATTCACAGTAATTGTCAATCTATTTTGAGCGGCAGTTTGATCGGCGGTTGCCGTCATAGGATTGATTCTATAACCTGTAATTTCGCCTTCAAATATAATATCACCATCACTTTTAACCAAATCAAGATTTGTTTGACTTATAAATATGTCTTGCAATGCTAATGTGAATTGCTGACTTAAAGTTGGTTCGATTAATGGTGCGTTGTTTGGAAAATAATCAATTTGAACAGTTTTTACATCTTCATGTAATGTTACACCTCCAAATGAATAAATACCACAACTTTGAGTTGATATTAATAGTAAAAATATACTAATTGTATAAAAAGTTTTTTTCATTCTATAGGTCGTATTGTTTTATTTTTCGGTACAAGGTTCTTTCAGATATACCAAGTTCTTGTGCCGCTAATTTACGTTTTCCACTATTGCGTTCAAGAGATTTTTTTATCATTTCAAATTCTTTATCCTGAAGGGATAATGTTTCGTCTTCATCTATTGTTTCTGCAAAGTCATAATCGTCTACTTCAGTTTGATATTTTTTTTGAGGGTAGACTACTTCAACGTTATTATCTCTAATCACTTCTGGTTTTTCCTCATTATATATTTTGTTAATTAACTGTTGATTTTTTTCTTCGAAATTGTCATTATTTCCATGTTTCATTAAATCTAAAGTCAATTTTTTTAAATCATTAATATCACTTCTCATATCAAATAAAACCTTGTACATTATTTCACGCTCATTGGCAAAATCTGATTTTGATTTTGTATCAGAAATGACTGAAGGTAGATTTCTGTTTCCTTGGGGTAAATATTGTGATAATTTTTCAGAATTAACACTTCTACTTTCTTCTACAACGGATATTTGTTCTGCAATATTTCGTAACTGTCTAATATTTCCAGGGAAATCATAGTTTTGAAGCCTTGAAATTGCATCATCAGTTAAGCGTATAGTAGGCATTTTATATTTTTGGGCAAAATCTGAAGCAAACTTTCTAAATAATAAATGAATATCATCTTTTCTTTTTCTAAGTGGAGGAAGGTCTATTTCAATAGTGCTTAACCTATAGTATAAATCTTCTCGAAACTTTCCTTTTTCAATTGCGTCGTGCATTTTTAAATTTGTTGCAGCAACTATACGTACATTTGTTTTTTGAACTTTACTTGAACCAACTTTAATGAATTCGCCATTTTCTAAAACACGTAATAGGCGTACTTGTGTGGTGAGTGGAAGCTCCCCAACTTCATCTAAAAATATGGTTCCGCCATCTGCAACTTCAAAATAACCATTTCTTGTTGATGTAGCACCAGTAAAAGAACCTTTTTCATGACCGAATAGTTCACTATCTATAGTTCCTTCTGGTATTGCGCCACAGTTAACAGCTATATATTTTGCATGTTTACGATGTGATAAAGCATGAATTATTTTTGGTATACTTTCTTTACCTACACCGCTTTCTCCTGTAACCAATACAGAAATATCGGTAGGAGCAACTCGAATTGCTTTTTCAAGAGAACGATTTAATTGAGGGTCGTTTCCTATAATTTCAAAACGTTGTTTAAGTGCTTGTAAGTTTTCCATTTATTTTTTAATTATTGTCAGAATATCCAACAGCATTTCCAAGTAATGTTGCTGAAGTACAATCGTCAACTTTAACATTCACAAAATCTCCAATTTTATAATGCTCTTTTGGAAATATCACCATTGTATTTTGTGTGTTTCTTCCTTTCCAGTGTAAATTAGATTTTTTTGATTCTCCTTCAATTAAAACCTCCATTGTTTTGCCAATAAAAGCTTGAGTTCTATATAAACTATGTGATCTTTGTAATTGAATTATTTCTGCTAGTCGTCTTTTTTTGATTTCTTCAGGAATATCATCAGGCATTTTTTTTGCGGCAGGAGTTCCAGGTCTTTCAGAGTAAGCAAACATAAATCCATAGTCGTATTTTACATATTCCATCAAACTCAAAGTGTCTTGATGATCTTCTTCAGTTTCACCACAAAATCCAGTAATCATATCTTGACTAAAAGCACATTCTGGTATAATCTCAAGAATATTGTCAATCAATTGCATATATTCTTCACGGGTATGCTGGCGATTCATATTCTTTAATACTTTTGTACTACCAGATTGAACAGGTAAGTGTATGTATTTGCAGATATTTTTATGTTTAGCCATTACGTGTATCACGTCCAAACTCATATCTTGCGGATTAGATGTTGAGAATCTAAATCTCATTTTTGGAAATTGATTGGCACACATGTCTAATAATTGAGCAAAATCAATTGCAGTAGCTTTAGCAATATCAGAAGCCTTTTTAAAATCTTTTTTTAATCCACCTCCATACCATAAGAAACTATCTACATTTTGCCCTAGTAGAGTTATTTCTTTAAAGTTCTTGTCTGCTAATTCTTGAATTTCTTTTATTATACTCTGAGGGTCTCTACTTCGTTCTCTACCTCGAGTAAAAGGTACAACACAAAATGTACACATATTGTCACATCCTCTTGTAATTGATACAAATGCTGAAACTCCATTAGAATTTAATCGAACGGGTGATACATCTCCATAAGTTTCATCTTTTGATAAAATTACGTTTACGGCATCTCTTCCTGCATCAATCTCTTTAAGTAAATTTGGTAAATCACGATAAGCATCAGGACCAACTACTAAGTCAACAATTTTTTCTTCTTCTAAGAACTTTTCTTTTAAACGTTCTGCCATACAGCCTAGAACTCCAACTTTCATAGTGGGATTTATTCTCTTAACTGCATTGTATTTTTGTAAACGTTTTCGAACTGTTTGTTCTGCTTTATCACGAATAGAACAAGTATTTACCAATACTAAATCGGCATTTTCAATTTTAGTTGTAGTGTTAAAACCTTGTTCAGCTAATATTGATGCTACAATCTCGCTGTCATTCAAATTCATTTGACAACCGTAACTTTCAATATATAATTTTTTCTTATTACCTTCTTTGTGTTCGGTAACAAGTGCTTGTCCCTGATTTTTCTCTACAATTACATTTTCACTTTTCATATACTCAAATTGGTTTGCAAAGATACAACCAAAAAAACAAATATGACAAATTGTCACGCTAATTTTAACGCAACTTTAATAGATGTTATGCATCTACTATTTAATAACTAATTAAATTATAAAATTAT contains:
- a CDS encoding co-chaperone GroES, with the protein product MSKINIKPLADRVLVEPAPAETTTASGIIIPDSAKEKPQRGKVVAVGKGTKDEPTTVKVGDTVLYGKYAGTELTVDGNDYLIMRESDIFAIL
- the secG gene encoding preprotein translocase subunit SecG, whose amino-acid sequence is MSYTLFLVLIMIVAVLLVLIIMVQNPKGGGLSSSFGGSGSQSIGGGVQSTTNFLDKSTWTLSIALLALILLSNFAVPNKDNLPEDTMIQETLDNRDVQDLPTQAPTTTDTIQ
- a CDS encoding LptE family protein gives rise to the protein MKKTFYTISIFLLLISTQSCGIYSFGGVTLHEDVKTVQIDYFPNNAPLIEPTLSQQFTLALQDIFISQTNLDLVKSDGDIIFEGEITGYRINPMTATADQTAAQNRLTITVNVRYYNKYEEEKEFEQTFSFFHDYDAQAQLTGSILDDAFSVIFERITQDIFNASVAQW
- a CDS encoding sigma-54 interaction domain-containing protein — encoded protein: MENLQALKQRFEIIGNDPQLNRSLEKAIRVAPTDISVLVTGESGVGKESIPKIIHALSHRKHAKYIAVNCGAIPEGTIDSELFGHEKGSFTGATSTRNGYFEVADGGTIFLDEVGELPLTTQVRLLRVLENGEFIKVGSSKVQKTNVRIVAATNLKMHDAIEKGKFREDLYYRLSTIEIDLPPLRKRKDDIHLLFRKFASDFAQKYKMPTIRLTDDAISRLQNYDFPGNIRQLRNIAEQISVVEESRSVNSEKLSQYLPQGNRNLPSVISDTKSKSDFANEREIMYKVLFDMRSDINDLKKLTLDLMKHGNNDNFEEKNQQLINKIYNEEKPEVIRDNNVEVVYPQKKYQTEVDDYDFAETIDEDETLSLQDKEFEMIKKSLERNSGKRKLAAQELGISERTLYRKIKQYDL
- the miaB gene encoding tRNA (N6-isopentenyl adenosine(37)-C2)-methylthiotransferase MiaB, producing the protein MKSENVIVEKNQGQALVTEHKEGNKKKLYIESYGCQMNLNDSEIVASILAEQGFNTTTKIENADLVLVNTCSIRDKAEQTVRKRLQKYNAVKRINPTMKVGVLGCMAERLKEKFLEEEKIVDLVVGPDAYRDLPNLLKEIDAGRDAVNVILSKDETYGDVSPVRLNSNGVSAFVSITRGCDNMCTFCVVPFTRGRERSRDPQSIIKEIQELADKNFKEITLLGQNVDSFLWYGGGLKKDFKKASDIAKATAIDFAQLLDMCANQFPKMRFRFSTSNPQDMSLDVIHVMAKHKNICKYIHLPVQSGSTKVLKNMNRQHTREEYMQLIDNILEIIPECAFSQDMITGFCGETEEDHQDTLSLMEYVKYDYGFMFAYSERPGTPAAKKMPDDIPEEIKKRRLAEIIQLQRSHSLYRTQAFIGKTMEVLIEGESKKSNLHWKGRNTQNTMVIFPKEHYKIGDFVNVKVDDCTSATLLGNAVGYSDNN